CATTTTTTAGAGCATCTAGTGGGATTCGAAAGTTAGAGGTATTTATTGTATCTCCCCTGCTGGAAGGTGAATTTGCTCTGTGGTCTGCAGAAATGAATGAACCCTCAGAAACtgcatctccccctccccccccaggtGGCCTCCTCTCTCCAACTTCTAGGACTAGGGATGAGGTCCAAAGAGTTGACTCTGCctttctgggggtggggtgggagctcTGTGGAAGTGTGCAGGGAGAGCGGGGCCTGGGTATGGGGCTCCTGAACCCaacatgcagcagcagcagctgggagcAGCCGTCAAAGGACAGAGGTGACAGGAACTGGACAAGAGGCCGATGTGAGGGCCCCCGAGAGTCTCCACAGCGTTAGAGGCGCAGAGTACGGGAGAGGGGGCACCGGCGCCACTCACCCCTGTCCTCCTCAACTCTCCTCAGTTTTGAGAGACCATGGGACCAAATGAGGGACAAACTCTGAGGCGGGGAAAGGGAGGCAGTTACAAGCAGACAGGAAATGATCAGGGCAGAtcgggaggaaggaagggggttgGGGGTACTGTGGTGAGAGGGACAGGGTCTACAAACCTAAAGGAGGCTCAGGCCAGGCTTCAAAGTAGAGCAAAGAGGACCGTGGAGATGGCTGAGGGAGTAGAGGGGCCTGCTGCCAAGTTCGACAACCTGAGTCTGATCTCACACAGCAGGACCTACATGGCGGGAGGGCTGACCTGacccccaagttgtcctctgacctccacacgcatgccaaggcatgcatgcccacacacgctcacacataaattaaataaaaataaataaatgtaatgaaagtAGTGTAAAGAGGCACAGACAAACTTGCCCTAAGAGAGTAGGGGCATGGACCAGGCCAACGGTAGTTTATCCAggagaccccccccaaaaaaaactgaaaaacaacaacaaaaaaaaaccaccccaTTTCAGAAAGATGGGAAGTTTCGACGGTGAAATGGCAagctgaaggccaggagagggtgggAGAGCTGGTCTTAACCAGTTCTAACAAGGCTCAGGCTCAAGATATTTTTACACTGTGGTTTGAGCCCATGGCCAGGAAGGGACAGAACCTTCAACCTCAcaccccagcctcctcctggCAGCCAAGGTGTTATTTTCTCCACAGCAGAAACATCCAACTCTTTCTCTCATCCCTAAGTATTCGCCCAAcctcctcctacacacacacacacacacacacacacacacacacacacacacacacacaaccagggAGTCAGGCATCCTGCCCCCAGCCCAGACTTGCAGGCAGCTTCCTCTTttggagacaggaagcagaaacagaggatTTAACCCCTTGTCTCCTgcttccccacctcccaccccatgGTTGCTGAGGTCACCCCATCTGTCACTCCTGAAGAAGGCCAGGTGCAGGGTACTGAGATGACTAAGAGAGATACATGCTTCCCCGACCCCAATTCTCAGAGAAACTGCAACAAGGCAAAAAAACGGGGTTGGGCTGGTGGCTGGTGGGAAGAATAAGACCCAGAGGAATGCCTACCTTTTATGGCTGCCCCAAAACCCTGCCAGCTCCTCCCCTCCAGCGcctggccagtcacccagctGGAGCCTCCACCCTCATCACCTGGAGCCAGAGGAGGGAAAGGCTCAAGTGGGCAGGCCACATATGCCACAGGCTTTATGGAAACAGTCAAGGCCGAGGGCAACAATTTaaaggcgagagagagagagagagagagagagagagagagagagagagagagagagagagagagagagagagagaaaagaaaagagaaaggaagggaatatAGAATATAGAAGGCAGGGAAGCTGGGAAAGAAAAGGTTTTCAGTGTACCAAATGCTGAAAGGGAAAAGGGACTTTCTGCCCTAACCAATAGGtgacagaggaggagggaaggacggGATGGAAGTGGAAGCAAGGAGGCCCAGGATAGAAGTCAGGCAACAACTGGGTACAATAGGTCCCGCCCCCTTCCGGGGTCTCCCTGACCCTGAAAACCCGTTCTCTTACCTTCCCCGTCTCCTCTGGACCAACTAATTCCATCCTCAGCCGAACTGCTCCATCTCTTCTCCGCGACAGTGGAGGGGTTCCGGCTGCTGAACCCCCAGACTCCACTTCTACCCTCAGAGAGGGTTGGGGCTGAGTACTATCTCCAGTCCCAGGCCCTGGGGGGCGTTGCTGGGGTGGAGAGGCCGACAGCGGGGGTGTCTCTACCTTGGCCTTGCCAGGCCCTGCCAGCTGGCCCAGCCCCCCTGTGAAGGAGCGGGCCTGTGGTCCAGGAGAAGTGGGGGGCGGGCGGAGCCAAGAGGTGGGGCCCTGAGACAGGCCTGGCTGTGGAATAGGGGTGCTTATGCCCAAGCTAGCCAGCTCCAACCTAGAATCCAATGATCTGCCTCCAGTGCCTCCTGAGGCCCCTCGAATTCCCTCCAGAAGCCGGCCGAAGCTTGGGGGCTCCAAGTCTCTCTCGTAAACATCCACACACGTCCACCGACCTCGACGATAAGGCTCTCCCAAGCCTTGGGGCAGCTTCACCACCCGGAAACGGGAGGCAGGGGCTCCAGGTGGCGGGGAGCCATTCCGGGGGGTGCCCCTGCCCCCTGGATCAGGGTTGGGCTCCCCATTGGGGAGGCGGGGCGGGGGCCCGGCGGGAGCTGGTGGGGCAGGGGGATCCGAAGCCCCTGGGCTTCCTGGGCCCTCATAGTCCGTGGTGACACTGGTGATCTGAAAACTACTTTTCTTCTTCCCGCCACTCATGGTCCCTGGGGCTCCGCGCTAGGctcgggtgggggaggggctgggctcCTGCAGAGGGGCTCAGGCACCTCTGGAACAAGGGGGCCACATGGCAGGGACATCGGGGCCCCTGGGGACGTCTGGGTCCGACATGGCAGGAGGGCCTTGTGGGAACTGGGGGTGCCTGGTTAGTGACTGGAGtacaggggaggggaggtggcgggaggggggagggggcagaggcaagtTTTTCCTGCTGCTGTCGCTGCCGAAACCCCAGAGCTGAGCTTGCAAactggaaaaagagagagacagagagtgagtaaaagaaagagagagagagagtgtggtgtgtgtgtgtgtgtgtgtgtgtgtgtgtgtacgtgagcAAAAGAAAAGCAGGGGCCAAACCACCTCCGGGGCTTCCTCTCGGGGGAGCCGACTGGGGGAGGAAAATGAAAGTCACTAGAGACCCAGAGACAAGTAGAGATGACAGACTAGAACAGAGCGGACCGAATTCAGAGCAcccagaagaggaagaagcagctgGGACCCAAAGTTGGATATTTCTTGCTTGAGATCCAAAGTCGTCCCCAACACGGATCTCCAGGGCCAGGGGCAAAGGGGTGAACCGGCTCCTCCCCTGAAAGGGCCACCCTGAGGCCTCGGCTGGGCCTcaagcccaccccacccccaccggCTCCCCCATCGCTGGTTAGGCACTGCCCGCCAAGCCAAGCGCCCCGCCCAGCCCGAGTCCTACCTACCTCTCGGGCCTCGGCCACCGAGCTGAGCTGGAGAGAGGACCTGGGGACTAAAGACGTCCTTTTTTCCCCCCTAGGGCCTCTTGGGCCCCTGGGCAATGCAGGCCACGGCAGACGGCAATCAAGGGCTACCTAGTGCTCCCCGGCGTCTGCATCTCACTCTGCCAGGCATCTCCGTGGAAAGTTTGCAGTTGAGACGAGAAGAAACCGGCGCTTCCACGGCGGAGCCCAGGCTCGGCCTCGGCTAACACTCCACAGGTCTTCCCGGTCGCTGTGGGAGGGGGCGGCTCAGCCCCCCGTCGGCTCCAGGTCCCTTGAGTGGCTCTCTCAAGGCTCCTCCCACGTGGCCCCACTGGATGTACCTCTGGGCTCCTCTGCTTCGCTCCGTCTCGGTCTCGGTCTTGGCCTCTCTCTTTCTGGGCTGTTGACAACCCCCACACCAGGAAGTCCTGCCTTCTCGGGCCTGCTCActgctcctctcctcctccttcccctcttcctcctccctcctccctcctgagGCTCCGTGCCAGCTGGCCCGGAGCCAGGCCTGCCACAGCCGCAGCCGCAGCTTACAgttgctgccgccgccgccgccgccgccgccgctgctgctgctcgctgctgctgctgcgctgctgctgctgccgcggCCCCAAACTGGCTGCTTTAACCCTATACCTGCCGGGACCCAGCCAGCTCTTCCTCGGAAGGAGGGGCGTGGAGGGCGGAGAAAAATAGGAGGAGCCTGCGGGAGGCCAGGGATTCCCTTACTTGTAGGCTGTTGCTGCCATTGGTCCGCAGGCTCGCCAAAAAGAGTCGCAGGGAACGTGCCAGACGAGTCCTAGGTACCTGGCGGTCCTTAAATACCTAGTAAATATTACCGAGTGGCTGTGATTGTCACAGAGTCACTGGTTTTCACCGTAACTTCATGAGAAACTTCCCCTCCCTACTCTTTTTCAAAAGCGGGTggttatgaaaatttttaaacatGCCCCAAAGTAGAGGAAATAGGATAATGAACGCCCACGCGCGCCATCATGGACTTGTGACAATTAACAGCTCTACCCAATCGTGTTTCATCCCTCCAATACCTTTTTCTCGGATTCTGCTGGAGTCTTTGACTTTttgtagcgtgtgtgtgtgtgtgtgtgtgtgtgtgtgtgtgtgtgtgtgtgcatttggagGTCAGCTTGCAAGAATGGGTTCTTCCCCCATATAAGTCCCAGGATGGAATAGTGCCAGCCATCTGGTTTagcggcaagtgcctttacccactgagccctcgtGTCTATACTGTTCCTGTATTTGTCtcattgttgttttgttgagGGGTTCACGACAGGGTTTTTCTAGacccgactgtcctggaattcgctttgtagaccaggctggccttgaactcagaaattggCCTGCCTccgctaggattaaagatgtacaccaccacagcCGGGCTCTGTCCCTGTATTTGAAATTCAATCTCTGATACAGTCTTATTCCCTTTCTTAGACCAGGAAATGGAGAAGCAGAATATCTAAAAAGGCtgttgcgccgggcggtggtggcgcacacctttaatcccagcacttgggaggcagaggcaggcggatctctgtgagttcgagaccagcctggtctacaagagctagttccttgacaggctccaaaaccacagagaaaccctgtcttgaaaaagaaaaaaaaaaaaaaaaaggctgttgGTAGTGGATGGAGGCCTCTGTGGCatatgtgcgcatgcgtgtgcaaTTGCACACCTGTGTGTTTTGTGCGTTTGTTAGCTAGAGGACCACATTGGGTgtcctctatcactctccaccttattcctctgagacaaggtctctcctgAGGGAAGAGCTtagctggcagccagcaagccacaGTAATTCTGCCGTCTCTGTCTTCCACAGCTCTGAGGTTATAGGCACATatggccatgcctggctttttactcGGATGCTGAAGatttgaattcaagtcctcacacttgtgcagcaagacgttttacctgctgagccatctcctcatccCCCAACAGGTATCCCTACAAAGTCATCTATGTTCTTATCTGTCCATCAGCTACACACAAAGGCAGATCTGAAGATGAGCTTGCTCAACTGTATTTCCCCACTATGGTCGGACATGTGCCAGTGACCACAAAACTACCCCACAGGTGTCCCTGAGGACCAGTCCCAGCTGGCCACAGGCATagaccccctccccacctcctaccCTTTCCCTCCACTCCCATACAATCCCTTGATCATTATGAGGgagaattcacacacacaaagggtCTGCTTAGTGCCTGGCAAGAAGAAACAAACTCCCAACTGCCATTTTTCTGTCTTGGCACTGATAACTGGCATTCTGAGTGGGAGCCTTTCATCCAAAGCAGGATCGAAAGGCGGCATCTGCTGTCACTCGGAAGTTGGTAAGGAGATGGGTTCTCATTAATTTTACTCAAACAAAACTGTTCTTAAGTCCtaactgggtgtggtagtacatgtaCAAGTCCATAAACCCCAGATCTTGGGAGGTGACCTAGAGGCAGCCGCAGCTacgtgagatcctgtttcaatgGCGGCAGaaagacagatgacagacagacggAAAGAAGGGAGAATCCTCGGTTAGGCTGGGGGTGTGGTTTTAGTAGGGTGCTTGCTTCATATAAATGaagcctgggttccatctccagcataagttggcCATGTGtatggtacacacctctaatcccagcattctaagAGGTTACTCTTGGTTCAGAATGACTAAGAGGCTAGCCTCGGCTACATATGACTCAGGTGGTGGCGGTgccataatctcagcatttaggaggcagaggcaggaagcgctcacataatttctttttttttttttttttttttttttttggtttttctagacagggtttctctgtggctttggagcctgtcctggaactagctcttgtagaccaggctggtctcgaactcacagagattcacctgcctctgcctcccaagtgctgggattaaaggcgtgcgccaccaccgcccggctcacataatttctttttaaagacagggtttttttgtttgttaggttttttgttgttgttgttgttttttgtttttttttttattatgtatacaatattctgtgtgtatgcctgaaggccagaagagggcaccagaccccattacagatagttgtgagccaccatgtggttgctgggaattgaactcaggacctttggaagagcaggcaatgctcttaacctctgagccatctctccagccccctatgtagctttggtgtctgtcctggaactagctcttgtagaccaggctggcctcgaactcacagagatctgcctgcctctgcctcctgagtgctgggattaaaggcttacgccaccaccgcccggctaaagacaGGGTCTTCTATAGTTCAAGTGAGTAGCCAAGTGAACGCCTACCTGATCCTTCTGCCACTGTTCAAAAATTACAAGTATAAGCCTCACCTGACACCCGTGGAAAATTTCAACCACTCTTATTGTGGTGGCAGTGTTGGTGATGGTGCTGACCATGGAACCTAggcatgctaggtaagtactctacCGCCAAGCCACATTTCCACcttcttttttaccttttttgtttgtgaacttgctttgtagaccagaccgggcttgaactcacagagatccacctgcctctgctcccaagtgctgggttaaaagcttgcagccaccactgcccagcttgcaaatatttttttttttaaataattcctAGCTAGGTGCGGTTGCAcactcctttaataccagcactccagaggcagaggcaggtgtatctctgagttcaaggctaaagCGTTGAGTCCCAAAACAGGaagggatgcacagagaaaccctgtattgaaaaaccaaaagtggtctggagagatgactcagtggtgaaaagcagtgctgctcttccagaggacccgagttcaatccccagcacccacccacagggcagctcacaattggC
The Chionomys nivalis chromosome 3, mChiNiv1.1, whole genome shotgun sequence genome window above contains:
- the Tsc22d4 gene encoding sperm acrosome developmental regulator, which gives rise to MSGGKKKSSFQITSVTTDYEGPGSPGASDPPAPPAPAGPPPRLPNGEPNPDPGGRGTPRNGSPPPGAPASRFRVVKLPQGLGEPYRRGRWTCVDVYERDLEPPSFGRLLEGIRGASGGTGGRSLDSRLELASLGISTPIPQPGLSQGPTSWLRPPPTSPGPQARSFTGGLGQLAGPGKAKVETPPLSASPPQQRPPGPGTGDSTQPQPSLRVEVESGGSAAGTPPLSRRRDGAVRLRMELVGPEETGKVPPIDSRPNSPALYFDASLVHKSPDPFGAAAAQSLSLARSMLAISGHLDSDDDSGSGSLVGIDNKIEQAMDLVKSHLMFAVREEVEVLKEQIRDLAERNAALEQENGLLRALASPEQLAQLPSSGLPRLGPSAPNGPSI